One segment of Schistocerca cancellata isolate TAMUIC-IGC-003103 chromosome 2, iqSchCanc2.1, whole genome shotgun sequence DNA contains the following:
- the LOC126161461 gene encoding proline-rich protein HaeIII subfamily 1-like isoform X13, whose product MRATVAALLLCLVVAACRSQETPPGPPGPTEGPQPTGPPGPPTGGPDPTGQPTGGPEPTGPPTGGPQPTGPPGTPTGGPEPTGGPQPTGEPQPTGPPGPPSGGL is encoded by the exons ATGAGGGCGACAGTGGCAGCTCTCCTCCTGTGTCTTGTG GTGGCAGCATGCCGCAGCCAGGAGACTCCACCTGGCCCTCCTGGACCAACTGAAGGGCCACAACCAACTGGACCACCTGGCCCACCAACTGGAGGTCCTGATCCAACAGGTCAGCCTACTGGAG GTCCTGAACCAACAGGTCCACCTACTGGGGGTCCTCAACCAACTGGACCACCAGGCACCCCTACTGGAGGTCCTGAACCAACTGGAGGACCCCAGCCAACTGGTGAACCTCAGCCTACAGGACCACCAGGGCCACCCTCTGGAGGACTTTGA
- the LOC126161461 gene encoding proline-rich protein 2-like isoform X5, whose protein sequence is MRATVAALLLCLVVAACRSQETPPGPPGPTEGPQPTGPPGPPTGGPDPTGQPTGGPEPTGPPGPPTAGPEPTGPPTGGPQPTGPPGTPTGGPEPTGGPQPTGEPQPTGPPGPPSGGL, encoded by the exons ATGAGGGCGACAGTGGCAGCTCTCCTCCTGTGTCTTGTG GTGGCAGCATGCCGCAGCCAGGAGACTCCACCTGGCCCTCCTGGACCAACTGAAGGGCCACAACCAACTGGACCACCTGGCCCACCAACTGGAGGTCCTGATCCAACAGGTCAGCCTACTGGAGGTCCTGAACCAACTGGTCCACCTGGCCCACCAACTGCAGGTCCTGAACCAACAGGTCCACCTACTGGGGGTCCTCAACCAACTGGACCACCAGGCACCCCTACTGGAGGTCCTGAACCAACTGGAGGACCCCAGCCAACTGGTGAACCTCAGCCTACAGGACCACCAGGGCCACCCTCTGGAGGACTTTGA